AATCCATTATTTATCTCAATACCGAAATCATCTTTAGGAAGGTCTCTCACATGACCCATAGAAGACTTTACCAGGAAATCTTTGCCTAAATAACCCTCAATAGTTTTGGCTTTTGCCGGTGATTCAACTATGACTATATTTTTTGACATCGTTTTTTTCGCCACAAAGACACCAAGGCTCAAAGAAACACAAAGATAATTTAGTTGCACAGATTACACAGATTTTTTATAAAAAAACTTTGTGCCTGCGCATCCCGACTTGTTGGGACACACAGTCGTGAACCTTTGTGTCTTGGTGTCTTTGTGGCTATTTTTTTGCAAAGATTTAGATTTTTTTCCAAATAAAAAATTTTTTTTATTTTTATAATAATAAACTTTTATGCAATTTTACACTTTGTTAAAAAAGCTCATTGCTAATTTAAAAGCATATTTTTTTATAGTGAAATACTTGTATTTAGTACGGCATGCGAAAGCTGAAAAGTCAACAACGAGGCAGCATGATTATGATAGAACGCTCGTTATAAGCGGAGTAGGGGATGTACACAAGATAGGAAGAAAATTAATGGATCTGGCCGTCAAACCAGATCTATTGATCTCAAGTCCGGCCATAAGGGCAAAACAAACTACTGAATTGATCGCAGAACACTTAAAATATAAGTCTTCCAGGATTGTTTATGATGAAGAAATTTATGAATCTTCAGTCAGAACCTTATTGATATTTATTAATGAGCTTGAGGACAAATATAAAAACGTGATGATCGTTGGACATGATCCTACGACTTCTTATACGGCAGAACATTTGACAAAAGAAGAAATAGGCAATTTTCCTACTTGCGGTGTTGTGAAAATAAGATTTGATATCACAACCTGGAAAGAGGTCTCTCCCGGAATAGGTTCATTGGAATGGTTTGAGTACCCGGACAGTGAAGAATAAGTACTATAAAACAACCCACCCCTAAAATTCGGGATGGGTTATTATTTTGTAGTGTCAAAGAAAGTTTTATTCTACTTTCCCTTTAGTTCCCTTTGTTGGCGAACTTTTTTTGGCGGAAGCTTTAGCACAACAAGCATCTTTGCCACTACCCAATCTCTTCAAACAGCATGATTTCTTGTCTTTAAACTCTCTGGAGCAGCAAGGTTGATTGCCTTCTTTCATTGACTTTTTGCAGCAGGACCCCAATTTCTTAGCTGAAGCGCTGAGATCATTGGTAGCAGTTTCACCTTTAACAGCTTCTTTTTTTGTTGCTTCCTTTCTAACCTCAACGGGCTCTGCCTTTTTTACTTCTTTTTGAACCTCAACGGGCTCTGCCTTTTTTACTACTTTTTTCTCTTCGGTTTGTGCCTTGGCAGATAATATGCCAATAAAACCAAAGGCTAAACTTAATACAATTAACTTTTTCATAATTACAAGTGTTTAATGGTTTAATAAAATTTATACAATCTTTTTACTACGAGAAAATCGTGCCAAAGTTAAATAATATTATTTATTATTTAAAGAAATATTAGACATTTTTTACAATAAGGTTTCTGTATTTGGGGCATCTCTAAAAACTACACCATACATTCCCCTCTATCAAGAGGGGCAAGGGGTGTGTTTTAAAAAATATGTAGTTTTTAGAGATGCCCATTGGTAAAACACTTATATCACCATCAATCTTTTTTATGCAGCAGGAATTTTGTTATCAGATGATCGAGGGGTATTAGTGAGAGAGCAAGCGCTACGTTGAGCATGATTTTTAAGAAACCAACTCCACCAAAAAAATCTTCAAGGTTGTCTTCAACATAATTTTGAAAATATTCAAATACGATGACGATACTTACAGTAGCCAGCATGGATGATATTTTTGCTCCTTTTCCTCCTTTACCAAATAAAAATGACATTAAGAATAATAAGGCAATAATCCCTATTTGCGAGCCAGAAAACCACCATGTGTCATAAAAAGGGGGTATTATCTTGAATTCATAAGTTCCTTCCTTACTCAGATGTTTGTAGAGGTTTTTTGCTATTACTCTAAAAGTATATTTTTCTGCCGGCAGGTTGGTATAAACGGCTTTTGTTTCTTCACTCCAGTTACTCCATTCCTGGTCAAAGCCTTCTAATTTGTATTGATATAGCGTTGCTTCTTCATTGACAAAGCTCGGAGCTGCAAATTCAAAGGTCAGTGAGTTATATTGATAGGTTAATTCAGGTTTAAGCGCCTCGGGCTGATCCAATGAAACAAATTTATAATTCAGATCTTTGTATTTTAGTTCCGGTATTTCATCAAAATATGTTCCCTGAAATAGCAGGGAATCTTTTCCCAGGGTAACTTTTCGGATCAGTACAGGATAATCCAGTTTGAAGTTATAATCTATGTTGGGGTCATACCTGTATAAGCCATTGCTGTTTCCAAGCCAGGTAATGCCATTTTTTTCGTGGTATATGGATTGAACATTATCATCAATTTTTAAAAAGGGCTTATTATGCCAGGAATAGTTTTTATTTTGGTTTAATTTTGCAAAACCTAATTCAAAGGTGTTGGCTCCCTTGATAACAGCCATCCAAATATTTCCAAAATAATCCTGGGTGATACGGTGAATACTTTGTATTTCATCTTCCAATTCTTTCCCCAGGGATGTATCAGGATAAAAATGTGGCTTATCAGGATCATCATTGAATTGATAAAGCCCTTTATCAGTTGCAAAAATAACTTTATTGAAAACGTGTTGAACAAATACCCACCCTCCCGGCAAACCGTTAGCAGTGTCGTAGTGCATCACTGATGCGGATAACCGGTTGTTTTTAACGGAGTATTCAAGTGAGAATACACCGCTAGAAATAGTACCAAGCCACAATTTTCCGTTTTTGTCCTCAGCTATACTACGAATTTCATCATCAATACCATCTATCCGGCCTTCATCCACCCATTTACCATTATTCCAATATATTGTAGCCAGGCCATCAGACAGTCCAATAAAAAGACGGAAGGGGTCAAGCTTGTGTAAATGCAGCGCTGAGGAGTTGCTCTCAGTTATTTGATCTACCTGGTGGTTTTTATTGATCTGCAATACTCCTTGATTTGTTGTAACCAATAATACATCTTCCATACCTGACGGATGATCAATAATAGAAAGTAGATCCCAACATTCAAGGGGGGGGATTCCTTCAATGAGCTTTGGTAAATAAGGATCAAAGGGAGATTGCTTGCTTTCTTGATCTTTTAAATAATAAATGCCCAGGTTTGTAGCCAGGTACAGGATGCCATTATGTCTCACAATTGATTCTACGGTGCCTTCCAGTCCGGTCTTATCATTAAAAAAGGTGATAGGGGAATTGATCTCTATTCTTGAAATGCCATCGCTCAATGCCAGCCATAGATTTTTTTGCTTGTCCAGGCTTTGATTCCATATTACTAAATCTTGTAAGCCGGTTTGTTTATTAAAATATTCTGTCAAATTTCCTGCCTGGTCAATCACAACGACCCCTGAACTTGTAGTACCTAATAAGAAACTATTTTCGTT
The Cytophagales bacterium DNA segment above includes these coding regions:
- a CDS encoding histidine phosphatase family protein translates to MQFYTLLKKLIANLKAYFFIVKYLYLVRHAKAEKSTTRQHDYDRTLVISGVGDVHKIGRKLMDLAVKPDLLISSPAIRAKQTTELIAEHLKYKSSRIVYDEEIYESSVRTLLIFINELEDKYKNVMIVGHDPTTSYTAEHLTKEEIGNFPTCGVVKIRFDITTWKEVSPGIGSLEWFEYPDSEE